Genomic DNA from Desulfonatronum sp. SC1:
TTTTCTCCCCGGGCATGGCGTCAGGGGCGGAGGGCTCTGTAAAACACCCCAAAAATCCAGCCCCGGCGTTGTTGATGAGCAGGTCGACGCGACCGTTGAAGAACTCCGCGGCCTCGGCGATCATGTCCGCGACTTCCTGCTCAATGGTCACGTTGCACAACACGCCCTTCACCTTGCCCGGGTGTTTTGCCGAGAGCCGTTCCGTATGCGTATTCAGGTTGTCGGCATTGAAATCCGCGAGAACAACCTTTTTTGCGCCTGAGTCCAGCAGTTCCTCGATCAGGCCCAGCCCGATGCCCGCGGCCGCGCCGGTGACAATGGCGGTTTTGCCGCGAAAGTAGTCATTGTAGTTTTCCATTCGAGTTCCTCCTTGGGGTTTTCAGGTTGCTTTCCCGGCCCTATTCGTAGCACTGGTGCGGATGCTCAAAGGTGCAGCGGTCGTAACGGCCCGGAAGCAGTCGGCTCATGGCCGAAGGGATTTCCTCCTTGGGATAGTCGTAGATGGGGGTAAGTCCGTCGACCCAGTTGTCGCTGACCATCCATCCCGCGCCGAGAATTTTTTTGATCGGCAGTTCGCCCCAGCGGTCATCCAGGGAAGAGGCCAGTTTGCAGTCGGCCGTGGCCGGTTCCCAGGAGTAATACCGGGACGGACTGCTGTAATAGAGCATCTTCAGGTTCACGAGTTCAGACGTTCCCATCTGGAGCATGTGCTGCAGGCATCCGCCTCCTGTTATGACGGGCTTGTCCGGTGAGCATCCTTCGGGCTGCTGATGGAAAGAGGGATCGTTGTACGCGCCGATGGCAACCCGCACGTCAAGCAGGCGCACTCCGTTGCGCTCGATGAAGCAATGTCCTTCGTCGCCCGTGCGTTGGACAACGATGCGCTCGCAGAGTTTTTTGGGCAGTCCGGCTGTTTCCCGGCCGGAAAACACGCCCATCATTGCCCCAGGACCACTGAGCATCAGGCCGAGAAAATAGATCCCGGTATGCTGGCCGTAGCGGGCCAGAATGCCGATGCCGCCTTCCATGTACCACGGAGCGAACGTGGGATCCCTGATATTGACGATGTAGGCGTAGGCCAAAGGATTCGAGGCGTCGTGCAGCTCCAGCGGGTGGGGCAGCAGCTCGCGGGCCCTTTGGGGGTCGGGTGTCGCGTACAGCACGATGCCGTACTGGTTGTTCATTGCGGCGTTGCTCATGAAATTCTTGAGTTTATCCTCGGGAATCAGGTAGCCTTTGTTCATCGTGCACACTCCTTTTGGGTTGGTTTCAGGGGTCGAAGACAAACGCCTTGCCTCTGGCGTCCTGCGTGGCCTCCAGTATCCGGCCGCCTTTTCGTGCATCGCCCACGACGCGCACATTGGAGAAGGCCTCCTTGAACTCGTCCACAAGGGCCTTGCGCGGCGACACTCCCATGGCCAGAACCACATGGTCCGCCCGCACGAATACCGTTTCTCCGTCCGTCAATCTGCTCAGTTCCACGCCGATCGGCGTGACGCGTTCCAGCCTGTGGCTGGTGAGGATCGTCGGATCATGGGGGGTGATGCGGCTCATGGTGTCCTGCACGATCAAGGGGAACATGCCGGGCCCCAGGTCCCCGAGCATTTCCACCAGAGTCAGGCGGCAGCCGTTCATGGCCAGCATTTCCGCGGCTTCAAGCCCTGTCATGCCGGAGCCGATCACGACAACGCTTCCCGTGGGTTTGACCCGGCCCAGGAGCACGTCCTCGGCAACGCATACGCACTTTTCATCAATGCCCGGCAGGGACGGGATCAAAGGTGTTGCTCCGCACGCGACAAAGACGCCGCAAGGGTTTAGCGCCTTCACGCCTTCGGGGTCAGTTTGGGCATTGAGCCGCACCTCGATGCCCGCCTTTTCGACCTGCGCGATCAAGGCGTCCACATAGCGCGTGATCTTCTCTTTCCCATATCCCTTGTCCGCCGTATTCAGCGTGCCGCCGAGCCGTTGTTTGTCGTCAAGGATCACGGGGGTGAAGCCGCGCTCCTTCAGCGCGAGCGCCGCCTCGATGCCCGCCGGGCCTCCGCCCACGACCGCCACGACGCGCCCCTGGCCATCTTTGACGGGGTGATAATATTCCCGCTCCCGTCCGGTCAGAGGATTCACCGCGCACCGCAGGCGCCTGGCTTTCACGATTTCGCCGAAACAGCCCATGCACCCGATGCATGTGCGGATTTCGTCCTCCCTGCCGGAAAAGGCCTTGACGCACCAATCGGGGTCGGCAAGGTGACCGCGCCCCACGCCCACGAAATCGCAGACGCCTTGTTCCAGCAGAGCCTCCGCCGCTCCGGGCTCCTTGATGTTGCACACGGCGATCACGGGAATGGTTACGGCTGTTTTCACCGCCGCGGGCATGTATTTTTTCCATCCCTGGGCGTAGGTGCCGGGCTCCAAGGTGCCCGACGAATAGCAACTGACGTTGATGGCATCGGCGCCGGCCTGTTCCAGGGCCGCGGCGATCCTGCACGCCTCCTGAAGATCGATCCCTCCCGGAAGTGCTTCCTCGGCGTTGATGCGCACTGAAATGGGAAAATGCTTTCCGCGGCTTTGCCGAATTCCGGTTAGGATTTCCGTCACAAAGCGCATCCGGTTGTCAAAAGACCCGCCGTACTTGTCCGTGCGAAAATTCATGGCCGGAGAAAGAAACTCATTGATCAGATATCCGTGCGCGCCATGCAGTTCCACACCGTCCGCTCCGGCCGACATGGCGACCTGGGCGGCACCGACGAATTTCTGGGCCAGGGCCTCGCACTCCTCAAGGCTCAGCTCCCGTGGAACGCCGCCGCCGGTCAGCGGATTGGCCACGGGAGACGGGGCCACGGGCTGCTCGCCGGTCATGGCCGGCGATGCTTCCCGGCCGGGATGCTGAAGCTGGATGAAGATCCTGGATTCGTACTTGTGGATCGCCTCCACAAGCCGCTGCAGATCAGAGATGTCGGACGGCCTGTATGCCGCGAGCTGGCACG
This window encodes:
- a CDS encoding acetoacetate decarboxylase family protein produces the protein MNKGYLIPEDKLKNFMSNAAMNNQYGIVLYATPDPQRARELLPHPLELHDASNPLAYAYIVNIRDPTFAPWYMEGGIGILARYGQHTGIYFLGLMLSGPGAMMGVFSGRETAGLPKKLCERIVVQRTGDEGHCFIERNGVRLLDVRVAIGAYNDPSFHQQPEGCSPDKPVITGGGCLQHMLQMGTSELVNLKMLYYSSPSRYYSWEPATADCKLASSLDDRWGELPIKKILGAGWMVSDNWVDGLTPIYDYPKEEIPSAMSRLLPGRYDRCTFEHPHQCYE
- a CDS encoding FAD-dependent oxidoreductase — its product is MYKRLQQEATIGRLTLANRVVMPAMGANLGAPNGGVTDDIIAFYEARAKGGVGLIITEITRIQGGAGIGEPCQLAAYRPSDISDLQRLVEAIHKYESRIFIQLQHPGREASPAMTGEQPVAPSPVANPLTGGGVPRELSLEECEALAQKFVGAAQVAMSAGADGVELHGAHGYLINEFLSPAMNFRTDKYGGSFDNRMRFVTEILTGIRQSRGKHFPISVRINAEEALPGGIDLQEACRIAAALEQAGADAINVSCYSSGTLEPGTYAQGWKKYMPAAVKTAVTIPVIAVCNIKEPGAAEALLEQGVCDFVGVGRGHLADPDWCVKAFSGREDEIRTCIGCMGCFGEIVKARRLRCAVNPLTGREREYYHPVKDGQGRVVAVVGGGPAGIEAALALKERGFTPVILDDKQRLGGTLNTADKGYGKEKITRYVDALIAQVEKAGIEVRLNAQTDPEGVKALNPCGVFVACGATPLIPSLPGIDEKCVCVAEDVLLGRVKPTGSVVVIGSGMTGLEAAEMLAMNGCRLTLVEMLGDLGPGMFPLIVQDTMSRITPHDPTILTSHRLERVTPIGVELSRLTDGETVFVRADHVVLAMGVSPRKALVDEFKEAFSNVRVVGDARKGGRILEATQDARGKAFVFDP